The Phormidium yuhuli AB48 DNA window CTGGGGAATCATCTCGGTCGTTGTCTAAGTCATGGTCCTGGTTTGAGTTGGCTTCGGTGGGGACTGGGGGGCGGGGTTCACTGTTGACTCTCTCGACGAGGTTTTCTGTGGCCAGGATAATCCAGGGTAGGAGGGCGATCGCCCAGACTTCTCCCAGGGAGCCTCGTTGATAGATATCGACGAGGAAATAGGGGGAGAGGATGCCAAGGGCGGCGACGAGGATGGCAATCCAGCGGGGGAAGAGGCGATCGCTATAACGATATAAGCCGCCGCCGAAGACCAGCATGGCTAGGGCCATACTGGCAATGAGAGACCCCACCAGCCCCAGTCCTAGGGCCCGAAAGGGTAGGGTGGCGACCATGCACAGGGGAGGATAGAAGACAAAGGTGGCATTGCCAAAGCCAAAGTTGGAGAACTCTAGCCAGCGGGGATAGGCTTGTCCGGCAAAAAATTGATACTGATATTGCAGGGCCCAACTGAGATTAAAGTGGGTGGAATGGGTGATGGGGTAGCTACGCTCTAGCATCGGCGCGGTGGCGATGAGAATGACGGCGCTGAGGATGAGCCAACTTTGCCAGGGGCGAATCATAGGGAACAGGGAACAGGGGACAGGGAACAGGGGGAAGAAGAGGTAGGATGCGTCCCGGCATCAGGAGGGGTTTTGACCCAGGCCTATCGATTCAAACTTGCCGGAACGCATCGCTCAGGGGGTCAGTACCAGGATCTGAACCACATGCGGCGGTGGAAGGCTTCGGGGGAGAGGGGGAGTCCGATGTAGATGGGAAGCCAGAAGATGAAGCCGGCGATGATGAGGGCGATCGCACTCCAACTGAGAACCTGCCAGAGCCAATGTCGTTTGCTTAAGCTGAGGTCAACCCACCAGGCTAGGGTGAGAAAGGCGATTAGGGAGGCGCCCATGTAATGGTAAATGTAGGTGCAGCGGGAGACGGCGGCCCAGGGGAGGAAGTTGGCAAGGTATTGACTGATGAGAAAGGTATGGAAGCACCATTGGCGGGTGTTGATGGGGTCTTGGTTCCACCAGTCTCCTAGGGTGGATAACCAGGTGCCAATGAGGGCGCAGATGGCTAGGGTGGAAAGCCACCAGAGGATGGGATTGCCCATGGCATGGATATCGACGATGACACTCTCTCCGTTCACCTGGGGGCGATCGAAGTAATAGGCGACGGGACGACGCATCCAAATCCAACTGTGCCAGGGGGAACAGTAGGGATGCACGTCAACGGTGCTATCGATACTTTCGTGGTAGCCTAAAATTTGCCGCTGCATTTCGAGAAAGGTGAAGTTGGGGTGCAGTTGTAGGTGGGGAATCCATTGGAGTCTATAGAATACAAATGGAACAAACGCGAAACTAAAGCCAAGCTTTAAAAAGTCAATTTGGGTTAGTTGATGGAATAAATTTTCTCTGCTTTTAGTTTTATTTTTGTTTGTTTTTCGAGTTTTATCTTGAATGACTCGATGACCATTTTTTTGAGAGTCTACAGGAACTTGAATAGTTTGACTTGCTTGTTCTTTCTTCTGTTCTTGGAGTTTTGGAGGTCGCCAATATTTTATTTCTTCGAGTATCCAGGCAAAGGAGTATAGGAGAATAAATCCTAGCCAAAACCCGAGTCCGTTCCATTTAACTGAGGCAGAGGCTCCCAAGAATAGCCCAGTGGCGATGAGCCATTTAAAGTCTAGGTTTTGGGTTAGGGCTTGACCGAAGCACCAGAGTCCTAAAAGTCCAAAAAAGAGTAAATAGACGTTGATTAAACTGAGGCGAGATTCAACGAGGAGTAAGCCATCGAGGGCTGTGAAGCCGGCGGCTAGGAGGGTGAGGCGATCGCGATGGGTCCATTGGTAGGCGATCGCTCCGACGAGGAGGGGAATGAGTGAGCCAGTGAGGGCATTCAACCAGCGATAGGCCATGGCATCGAGGTCGCCCACTTCGCTGGCGGCTCGAAATGCCTCACCTCCCCCAAAGAGATGAGCATGAATCCAGATTCCTAGAGCCAGAAAATATTTCCCCAGGGGAGGATGGACATCAAATAAGTCCAGTTGTTTTAAATAGCTAAAGCCATGATCGGCGAAATAGATTTCGTCAAAAATTAGGGTATTGAGACGATTCAGTTGCCAAAATCGCAGCCCTAGGGAGAGGACAAAAATCAGCAATAGCCCCAAACTCAAATGGCGTCTGCGCCAAGCTTGAGGCAGAAATGACGGCCGGCTGGGTGCAAGGGAGGGAGGGGAGGAGGGGTTAGAGGAGGACAAGGTCTCTAAGTCAATGGAGTGATGGGCGGCTCAAGATCGTTTTTCATTCTAGCTTTTGTTTCTGGCGTCTAGGTGTTGCCGGACGGCCTCCGCCAGCCGTTTTGCACTGTCGGGGATGGCTAATTGTGCCATGGCGGTGGTCATCTGTTGCAGTTGGGTTGAGTCTTTGAGCAGGGTGGTGACTTCTGTTTCTAGCTGTTGGGGGGAGAGATGTTCTTGGCGAAAGAGGCGAGCGGCCCCGGCTTCCATAAAGCCAATGGCATTATGAAATTGATGGTCTTCGGCGGCGTAGGGAAAGGGAATGAGGATGGCTGGGGTTTGGGTGATGGCTAACTCGGTGAGGGAACCGGAACCGGCACGAGAAATGGCTAAGTCGGCCCGTTGTAGGAGGGCGGCAACGTTATGGTAAAAGGGCATTGAGCGATATTGGGGATGCTGTAAACTGTCGGCATCGGGGTCATTTTCGCCGGTGAGGTGAACCACCCAAGCGCCTAAGTCAAACCAGGCCGGCGCGGCTTGGCGGACCCGTTGATTGACGGCCACAGCCCCCTGACTGCCTCCCATGACGACGATGAGGGGAACTCCCTCGGGAATGTCTAAATCGAGGGGAGGGGGTTCGAGGAAGGAGGCGCGAACGGGGGTTCCCAGATGTAGGGTGGGATATTGGGTCAGTCGTCGTCCGGCTTCGGGGAAACCGACGGCGATGAGATCACACCACCGGGCAAACCATTTGCTGACTTTTCCGGGGATGGCGTTGGATTCATGAAGAATAACCGGCAGGTCTAGCGATCGCGCGGCTAAAATGGCCGGGGCGGCAATATAGCCTCCAGTGGTCAACACGCCATCAAACTGGCCCCGTTGCAGTAAGCGGCGACAGGTTAGGGTGGCGCGGAGGAGGCGATAGAGAACCCGCAGGGTTGATAATCCCGGACGAGATTGAAAGCCCTCAACTTGCACAAAATGCAGGGGATAGCGATCGCCCAAGAGTTGCCGTTCCAGGCGATCGGGGACTCCCAACCACTCAATCTCGACATCGCTGAGACATTCGGCGGTGGCTAGGGCCGGAAAGACATGACCCCCCGTACCACTGGCAGCAATCAGGAGACGTTTTGAGGCAGAATGGGGACGTTCCACAATGAACAATGAAGAATGAACAATTCACCCTTGATAATACACAGTCAAGACAAGACAATACGCCCCTAGGGAGCGGTGCGTTGCGGCCG harbors:
- the murG gene encoding undecaprenyldiphospho-muramoylpentapeptide beta-N-acetylglucosaminyltransferase — its product is MERPHSASKRLLIAASGTGGHVFPALATAECLSDVEIEWLGVPDRLERQLLGDRYPLHFVQVEGFQSRPGLSTLRVLYRLLRATLTCRRLLQRGQFDGVLTTGGYIAAPAILAARSLDLPVILHESNAIPGKVSKWFARWCDLIAVGFPEAGRRLTQYPTLHLGTPVRASFLEPPPLDLDIPEGVPLIVVMGGSQGAVAVNQRVRQAAPAWFDLGAWVVHLTGENDPDADSLQHPQYRSMPFYHNVAALLQRADLAISRAGSGSLTELAITQTPAILIPFPYAAEDHQFHNAIGFMEAGAARLFRQEHLSPQQLETEVTTLLKDSTQLQQMTTAMAQLAIPDSAKRLAEAVRQHLDARNKS
- a CDS encoding phospholipid carrier-dependent glycosyltransferase, whose product is MLIFVLSLGLRFWQLNRLNTLIFDEIYFADHGFSYLKQLDLFDVHPPLGKYFLALGIWIHAHLFGGGEAFRAASEVGDLDAMAYRWLNALTGSLIPLLVGAIAYQWTHRDRLTLLAAGFTALDGLLLVESRLSLINVYLLFFGLLGLWCFGQALTQNLDFKWLIATGLFLGASASVKWNGLGFWLGFILLYSFAWILEEIKYWRPPKLQEQKKEQASQTIQVPVDSQKNGHRVIQDKTRKTNKNKTKSRENLFHQLTQIDFLKLGFSFAFVPFVFYRLQWIPHLQLHPNFTFLEMQRQILGYHESIDSTVDVHPYCSPWHSWIWMRRPVAYYFDRPQVNGESVIVDIHAMGNPILWWLSTLAICALIGTWLSTLGDWWNQDPINTRQWCFHTFLISQYLANFLPWAAVSRCTYIYHYMGASLIAFLTLAWWVDLSLSKRHWLWQVLSWSAIALIIAGFIFWLPIYIGLPLSPEAFHRRMWFRSWY